One part of the Herbiconiux aconitum genome encodes these proteins:
- the rdgB gene encoding RdgB/HAM1 family non-canonical purine NTP pyrophosphatase, translating into MRVVLATHNAHKVQEFQGILGSALPELEIVAYDGPEPVEDGTTFAENALIKARAAAAHTGLPAMADDSGICVDVLGGAPGIFSALWAGHGRGSSANLDLLLDQLADIAPRHRAAHFDCHIAIVVPATGFEQVVSGRWPGRLATTAHGGGGFGYDPIFVPEGLDVTAAELRAEEKNAISHRARAFEAAIPVLRTSLIPE; encoded by the coding sequence ATGCGCGTCGTGCTCGCCACCCACAACGCCCACAAGGTGCAGGAGTTCCAGGGCATCCTCGGGTCGGCACTGCCGGAGCTCGAGATCGTGGCCTACGACGGCCCGGAGCCCGTCGAAGACGGCACGACCTTCGCCGAGAACGCCCTGATCAAGGCGCGGGCAGCGGCCGCCCACACCGGACTTCCGGCCATGGCCGACGACTCGGGCATCTGCGTCGACGTGCTGGGCGGCGCCCCCGGCATCTTCTCGGCCCTCTGGGCGGGCCACGGGCGCGGGTCTTCGGCCAACCTCGACCTGCTGCTCGACCAGCTCGCCGACATCGCCCCCAGACATCGTGCGGCTCACTTCGACTGCCACATCGCGATCGTGGTGCCGGCGACTGGATTCGAACAGGTCGTCTCCGGCCGCTGGCCCGGGCGGCTCGCCACGACAGCGCACGGCGGGGGCGGCTTCGGTTACGATCCGATCTTCGTTCCTGAGGGCCTCGACGTCACGGCCGCGGAGTTGCGCGCCGAGGAGAAGAACGCGATCAGTCATCGGGCACGGGCGTTCGAAGCCGCCATCCCGGTACTGAGAACGAGCCTCATTCCCGAGTAG
- a CDS encoding cation diffusion facilitator family transporter translates to MTNDSGAHEHAHEHGGASGCGPGSAHAEAAARDEAARAAADGSGRTSGAGGHGHSHGSGANRSRLTIAIAIVATVFVVEVFGAVFTGSLSLFADAGHMLSDLIGLIIALIATIVAARPANDRHSYGYQRAEVFGALANSLILIVVAVFVTFEAVTRLISSEPGEVRGGLMLIIACIGLVANFASLMILRGGAKSSINMRGAYLEVLGDLLGSIAVILAAVVILTTGFEKADAIASLLIAAMIVPRAISLLRDVVSVLSQSTPSAMDVQEIRTHILEEPGVVDVHDVHVWAITSGQYVFSAHVVVAREVFERGETGPLLDSLGSCLTAHFDVEHSTFQLEPAEHARHEDQQHL, encoded by the coding sequence ATGACGAACGATTCCGGCGCGCACGAGCACGCGCACGAGCACGGAGGCGCCTCCGGCTGCGGGCCGGGCTCGGCGCACGCCGAGGCGGCAGCGCGCGACGAGGCGGCCCGCGCGGCCGCCGACGGATCGGGGCGCACCTCGGGTGCAGGAGGCCACGGCCACAGCCACGGCTCCGGTGCGAACCGCTCTCGTCTCACCATCGCCATCGCCATCGTCGCCACCGTCTTCGTGGTGGAGGTGTTCGGCGCCGTCTTCACCGGCTCGCTGTCACTCTTCGCCGACGCCGGCCACATGCTCTCCGACCTGATCGGCCTGATCATCGCGCTGATCGCCACCATCGTGGCCGCCCGGCCCGCCAACGACCGGCACAGTTACGGCTACCAGCGGGCCGAGGTCTTCGGTGCTCTCGCCAACAGCCTCATCCTCATCGTCGTGGCCGTGTTCGTCACCTTCGAGGCCGTCACCCGCCTGATCTCCTCCGAACCGGGGGAGGTGCGGGGCGGCCTCATGCTGATCATCGCGTGCATCGGCCTGGTGGCGAACTTCGCCTCGCTGATGATCCTGCGCGGGGGCGCCAAGTCGTCGATCAACATGCGCGGCGCCTATCTGGAGGTGCTGGGCGACCTGCTCGGGTCGATCGCCGTCATCCTGGCCGCCGTCGTCATCCTCACCACCGGATTCGAGAAGGCCGATGCGATCGCGTCGCTCCTGATCGCCGCCATGATCGTGCCGCGTGCCATCTCGCTCCTCCGCGACGTGGTCTCGGTGCTGAGCCAGTCGACGCCCTCGGCGATGGACGTGCAGGAGATCCGCACGCACATCCTCGAGGAGCCGGGCGTGGTCGACGTGCACGACGTGCACGTCTGGGCCATCACCTCAGGTCAATACGTGTTCTCGGCGCACGTGGTGGTGGCGCGGGAGGTCTTCGAGCGGGGCGAGACCGGACCGCTGCTCGACTCGCTCGGCTCGTGTCTCACCGCGCACTTCGACGTCGAGCACTCGACCTTCCAGCTCGAGCCGGCCGAGCACGCGCGGCACGAAGACCAACAGCACCTCTAG
- a CDS encoding DedA family protein, whose protein sequence is MIAAVPNALIPWLDPNTLLGGVFGPVALLVVCAIVFAETGLLVGFLLPGDTLLFFTGVLAVGGKFGIDIWWVCLAISLAAFLGGEVGYLIGHKLGPRVFERKESGLFSVRNVERTNAFFERFGALAVIMARFVPIVRTFAPIAAGVGHMNYRRYSLYNAIGALIWGSGIVLLGFALGQIEPVREFTEKYLDIVLIGVVVLTVVPTTIHYLRERSKAKKNAAAGLAEEMEIKAAAEKLTLEPEVFGNDVDNRP, encoded by the coding sequence GTGATCGCCGCCGTACCCAACGCCCTCATCCCCTGGCTCGACCCGAACACCCTCCTGGGCGGAGTCTTCGGCCCCGTGGCCCTGCTCGTGGTGTGCGCCATCGTGTTCGCAGAGACCGGTCTCCTCGTGGGATTCCTGCTTCCGGGCGACACGCTGCTCTTCTTCACGGGAGTGCTCGCCGTGGGCGGCAAGTTCGGCATCGATATCTGGTGGGTGTGTCTGGCCATCTCGCTGGCCGCGTTCCTCGGTGGTGAGGTCGGCTATCTGATCGGGCACAAGCTCGGCCCCCGGGTGTTCGAACGCAAGGAGTCGGGCCTGTTCAGTGTGCGCAACGTCGAGCGTACGAACGCCTTCTTCGAACGATTCGGCGCCCTGGCCGTCATCATGGCCCGCTTCGTGCCGATCGTGCGCACCTTCGCCCCGATCGCCGCCGGTGTCGGCCACATGAACTACCGCCGCTATTCGCTCTACAACGCCATCGGCGCCCTCATCTGGGGTTCGGGCATCGTGCTGCTCGGCTTCGCGCTCGGCCAGATCGAGCCGGTGCGCGAGTTCACGGAGAAGTACCTCGACATCGTGCTGATCGGGGTCGTGGTGCTCACCGTGGTGCCCACGACGATCCATTACCTCCGCGAGCGGAGCAAGGCCAAGAAGAACGCCGCCGCCGGATTGGCCGAGGAGATGGAGATCAAGGCCGCCGCCGAGAAGCTCACCCTCGAGCCCGAGGTGTTCGGCAACGATGTCGACAACCGCCCCTGA
- a CDS encoding MFS transporter, which yields MSVQAADDFRFRSIALPALLPSLLFGIGEGAIIPIIPAVASSLGAGLAGAGLIAAMIVVGQLVGDIPSGWLVSKIGERVSMISAAVLSIASVTVAMFAATAALFGVAIFFLGLSAAVFALARQAFMTTFVPVRIRARALSTLGGSFRAGWFIGPFLGAAVIALTGSVQAAFVLHISCAVIVAVVLIVMPDPTATAAGSTKTRGRAKPDAGELEVRAESVGLFSTIWQNRGVLLRMGSGAGVVGALRASRMAILPLWAVSIGLSESSTALIVGIGAAADFALFYTSGQIMDRFGRLWSVVPSMVGMGLALITLSFTHDLPGAVQWFVVVAIVMGVANGVGSGIIMTLSADLAPRENPAPFLGAFRFTADAGAAAAPLAVSAIVAVASLSLATGLVGVIGLVGAGILIRNVPRYLPHIPRAAR from the coding sequence ATGAGTGTGCAGGCGGCCGACGACTTCCGGTTCCGGTCGATCGCGCTCCCTGCCCTTCTTCCCTCCCTCCTGTTCGGCATCGGCGAGGGCGCCATCATCCCGATCATCCCGGCCGTCGCCTCGTCGCTCGGAGCCGGGCTGGCGGGTGCCGGCCTGATCGCTGCGATGATCGTGGTCGGGCAGCTGGTCGGCGACATCCCGAGCGGCTGGCTCGTGTCGAAGATCGGCGAGCGGGTCTCGATGATCTCGGCCGCGGTGCTCTCGATCGCCTCCGTCACGGTCGCGATGTTCGCCGCCACCGCCGCGCTGTTCGGTGTCGCCATCTTCTTCCTCGGCCTCTCGGCCGCCGTGTTCGCGCTCGCCCGCCAGGCGTTCATGACCACCTTCGTGCCCGTGCGCATCCGGGCTCGCGCCCTCTCGACCCTCGGCGGCTCGTTCCGGGCGGGCTGGTTCATCGGCCCGTTCCTCGGGGCCGCCGTGATCGCACTCACCGGCTCGGTGCAGGCCGCGTTCGTCTTGCACATCAGCTGCGCCGTGATCGTGGCCGTGGTGCTGATCGTGATGCCCGACCCGACCGCGACGGCGGCGGGCTCGACGAAGACGCGGGGCAGGGCGAAGCCGGATGCCGGGGAGCTCGAGGTGCGTGCCGAATCGGTGGGCCTGTTCAGCACGATCTGGCAGAACCGCGGGGTGTTGCTGCGCATGGGCAGCGGCGCCGGCGTCGTGGGCGCCCTTCGCGCCAGCCGGATGGCCATCCTGCCCCTCTGGGCAGTGAGCATCGGCCTCTCGGAATCGTCGACCGCGCTCATCGTGGGCATCGGCGCCGCTGCCGATTTCGCGCTCTTCTACACCAGTGGGCAGATCATGGACCGTTTCGGGCGACTGTGGAGCGTCGTGCCCTCGATGGTGGGGATGGGGCTCGCCCTGATCACGCTGTCGTTCACCCACGACCTGCCCGGTGCGGTGCAGTGGTTCGTCGTGGTGGCCATCGTGATGGGCGTCGCCAACGGCGTCGGCAGCGGCATCATCATGACGTTGAGCGCCGACCTCGCGCCGCGGGAGAACCCGGCTCCGTTCCTCGGCGCCTTCCGCTTCACGGCCGACGCTGGGGCCGCCGCCGCGCCCCTCGCGGTGTCGGCCATCGTGGCGGTGGCTTCGCTCTCGCTGGCGACCGGGCTCGTCGGGGTGATCGGTCTGGTGGGCGCAGGCATCCTGATTCGGAACGTGCCACGGTATCTCCCGCACATCCCGCGCGCGGCGCGCTGA
- the prfB gene encoding peptide chain release factor 2: MLDIDLSEQIAQLRSTFSDIRSVVDVDALQAEIARLSEEAGVPDLWDDTDKAQKVTSALSHRQGELARIESIESRLDDLEVLIELANSENDEESAEEAKAELVSLQKVLGDLEVQTLLNGEWDARPAVVTIRSGAGGVDAADFAEMLMRMYLRWAEKHNYSTTVMDTSYAEEAGIKSATFEIDAPYAFGTLSVEAGTHRLVRMSPFGAAGKRQTSFAAVEVIPLMEEAGAIEIPENDIRVDVFRSSGPGGQSVNTTDSAVRITHLPTGTVVSMQNEKSQIQNRAAAMRVLASRLLVLQREAEAAQKKELAGTITASWGDQMRSYVLAPYQMVKDLRTEYEVNNPSAVFDGDLDGFIAAGIRWRKRKTE; this comes from the coding sequence ATGTTAGACATTGACCTTTCAGAACAGATCGCCCAGCTCCGGAGCACCTTCAGCGACATCCGATCGGTCGTCGACGTCGACGCTCTACAGGCCGAGATCGCGCGCCTGAGCGAGGAGGCCGGCGTTCCCGATCTGTGGGACGATACCGACAAGGCGCAGAAGGTGACCAGCGCCCTCAGTCACCGCCAGGGCGAACTCGCGCGCATCGAGTCGATCGAGAGCCGCCTCGACGACCTCGAGGTGCTGATCGAACTGGCGAACTCGGAGAACGACGAGGAGTCGGCCGAGGAGGCCAAGGCCGAACTCGTCTCCCTGCAGAAGGTGCTCGGCGACCTCGAGGTGCAGACCCTGCTGAACGGCGAGTGGGATGCGCGGCCCGCCGTCGTGACCATCCGCTCCGGCGCAGGGGGAGTGGATGCCGCCGACTTCGCCGAGATGCTGATGCGCATGTATCTGCGCTGGGCCGAGAAGCACAACTACTCCACCACGGTGATGGACACGAGTTACGCCGAAGAGGCGGGCATCAAGTCGGCGACCTTCGAGATCGACGCGCCCTATGCCTTCGGAACCCTGTCGGTCGAGGCCGGAACGCACCGTCTGGTGCGGATGAGCCCCTTCGGTGCGGCGGGCAAGCGCCAGACCAGCTTCGCCGCCGTGGAGGTCATCCCGCTGATGGAGGAGGCCGGTGCGATCGAGATCCCGGAGAACGACATCCGCGTCGACGTCTTCCGGTCGAGCGGCCCAGGTGGCCAGTCGGTCAACACCACCGACTCCGCCGTACGCATCACGCACCTTCCCACCGGAACGGTGGTCTCGATGCAGAACGAGAAGAGCCAGATCCAGAACCGTGCCGCCGCCATGCGCGTGCTCGCCTCCCGGCTGCTCGTGCTGCAGCGCGAAGCCGAGGCGGCCCAGAAGAAAGAACTGGCCGGAACCATCACCGCGAGCTGGGGCGACCAGATGCGCAGCTACGTGCTCGCGCCCTACCAGATGGTGAAAGACCTGCGCACGGAGTACGAGGTCAACAACCCCTCGGCCGTGTTCGACGGCGACCTCGACGGGTTCATCGCTGCGGGCATCCGGTGGCGTAAGCGCAAGACCGAGTAG
- the ftsE gene encoding cell division ATP-binding protein FtsE → MIRFDHVTKTYKGTKRPALNSVDLEILRGEFVFLVGASGSGKSSFLRLILKEDRPTSGNIHVLGQDLNAISNRKVPYFRRNLGVVFQDFRLLPSKNVFDNVAFTLQVIGKSRGFIQEAVPDVLQMVGLAEKANRLPHELSGGEQQRVAIARAVVNKPAILLADEPTGNLDPSTSAGIMTVLERINAGGTTVVMATHDNAIVDHMKRRVIELVTGQIVRDEDQGGYGMTAEIALQDSGLTAEIALSEGLVRPVGPAQPHVAPPRYAPPVPTSTQATPVVAPPPLQPVSPPMPASQPVPVQQPVPVQQPAAEPVTVPPTPQYAQFDRPQQPAPAPAAPTQTGPVAPAGAHPGTPPMPVNPPQPDASDPATESLTLAEKLGLRAPGAPADQANDQNVGPTT, encoded by the coding sequence ATGATTCGGTTTGATCACGTAACCAAGACCTACAAGGGCACCAAGCGGCCGGCCCTCAACTCGGTCGACCTCGAAATCCTGCGCGGGGAGTTCGTCTTCCTGGTGGGGGCGTCGGGGTCGGGTAAGTCGAGCTTCCTCCGCCTGATCCTCAAGGAGGACAGGCCGACCAGTGGAAACATCCACGTGCTCGGTCAAGACCTCAATGCCATCTCGAACCGCAAGGTTCCCTACTTCCGCCGCAACCTCGGGGTCGTCTTCCAGGACTTCCGGCTGCTGCCGTCGAAGAACGTCTTCGACAACGTGGCGTTCACGCTGCAGGTCATCGGCAAGTCGCGCGGCTTCATTCAGGAAGCGGTTCCGGATGTGCTGCAGATGGTCGGTCTGGCCGAGAAGGCGAACCGCCTGCCGCACGAGTTGTCGGGCGGTGAGCAGCAGCGTGTCGCCATCGCTCGCGCCGTGGTGAACAAGCCTGCCATCCTGCTGGCCGACGAGCCCACCGGTAACCTCGACCCCTCCACGAGTGCGGGCATCATGACGGTTCTCGAACGCATCAACGCCGGGGGCACCACCGTGGTCATGGCCACCCACGACAACGCGATCGTCGACCACATGAAGCGGCGGGTGATCGAGCTCGTGACCGGCCAGATCGTGCGCGACGAAGACCAGGGCGGCTACGGCATGACCGCCGAGATCGCGCTGCAGGACTCGGGGCTCACCGCCGAGATCGCGCTCTCCGAAGGGCTCGTGCGCCCGGTCGGTCCGGCGCAGCCGCACGTGGCTCCGCCGCGCTATGCGCCGCCGGTGCCCACCTCGACCCAGGCCACGCCCGTGGTCGCGCCACCGCCGCTGCAGCCCGTTTCGCCGCCGATGCCGGCCTCGCAGCCCGTGCCGGTCCAACAGCCGGTGCCCGTGCAGCAGCCTGCCGCCGAGCCGGTCACCGTGCCTCCGACCCCGCAGTACGCGCAGTTCGACCGGCCGCAGCAGCCGGCGCCTGCTCCGGCCGCACCCACGCAGACCGGCCCCGTCGCACCGGCAGGTGCGCATCCGGGAACCCCGCCGATGCCGGTGAATCCACCGCAGCCGGATGCGAGTGACCCGGCCACCGAATCACTCACCCTCGCCGAGAAGCTCGGCCTGCGGGCGCCCGGCGCCCCGGCCGATCAGGCGAACGACCAGAACGTAGGACCGACGACGTGA
- the ftsX gene encoding permease-like cell division protein FtsX, translating to MRFALILGEVGTGLRRNVSMVISVVLVTFISLTFVGTAGLMQLQINQMKNFWYDKAQVAVYMCTATSGGDNCAGGEANADQIAAVKAQLDSPTLAPFIQQYYFEDHEQAYENFKQQFADNPVTAYVTPDLLSQTYWVNLKDPQQSDVLVESLSGLPGVDGVTDQRSYLEQIFNILNIASITALGIAIIMLVAAVLLIATTIRLSAFSRRREIGIMRLVGASNRFIQTPFIVEGVIASLIGSVLAGLALVLVVKFFVQDQLATALPFTSFIGLGEAFFVAPILIVGGALLAALAAKVAITRYLKV from the coding sequence GTGAGATTCGCACTCATCCTGGGTGAGGTCGGCACCGGCCTCCGGCGCAACGTCTCGATGGTCATCTCGGTCGTTCTCGTCACCTTCATCTCGCTGACCTTCGTGGGCACGGCCGGTCTGATGCAACTGCAGATCAACCAGATGAAGAACTTCTGGTACGACAAGGCGCAGGTCGCCGTGTACATGTGCACCGCGACATCCGGCGGCGACAATTGTGCGGGTGGCGAGGCCAACGCCGACCAGATCGCGGCGGTGAAGGCTCAGCTCGACTCGCCGACGCTGGCGCCCTTCATCCAGCAGTACTACTTCGAAGACCACGAGCAGGCCTACGAGAACTTCAAGCAGCAGTTCGCCGACAACCCGGTCACCGCCTACGTCACACCCGACCTGCTGAGTCAGACCTACTGGGTGAACCTCAAAGATCCGCAGCAGTCGGACGTGCTGGTCGAGAGTCTCTCCGGCCTGCCCGGCGTCGACGGAGTGACCGACCAGCGGAGCTACCTCGAGCAGATCTTCAACATCCTGAACATCGCCAGCATCACCGCTCTCGGAATCGCGATCATCATGCTCGTCGCGGCGGTGCTGCTGATCGCCACCACCATCCGGCTCTCCGCCTTCTCGAGGCGGCGGGAGATCGGCATCATGCGGCTCGTCGGAGCATCGAACCGCTTCATCCAGACACCCTTCATCGTCGAGGGGGTCATCGCGTCGCTCATCGGCTCGGTGCTCGCCGGCCTCGCGTTGGTGCTGGTCGTGAAGTTCTTCGTGCAAGACCAGTTGGCGACCGCATTGCCGTTCACCTCCTTCATCGGCTTGGGGGAAGCGTTCTTCGTGGCGCCGATTCTGATCGTCGGTGGCGCGCTGCTCGCTGCCTTGGCGGCCAAGGTCGCGATCACCCGGTATCTGAAGGTCTAG
- the smpB gene encoding SsrA-binding protein SmpB, with product MPRERGEKVVATNRKARHDYTIEDTYEAGLVLTGTEVKSLREGRASLVDGYAFVEGGEAWLDAVHIPEYNQGTWNNHPPRRKRKLLLHKEQILKIHNKTKEGGYTLVPLKLYFSDGRAKVEIAVAKGKREYDKRQALRERQDKREADRAISSHRNLGD from the coding sequence GTGCCACGCGAACGCGGAGAGAAGGTCGTCGCGACCAACCGCAAGGCGCGACACGACTACACCATCGAAGACACCTATGAGGCGGGCCTGGTTCTCACCGGCACCGAGGTGAAGTCGCTGCGGGAAGGCCGGGCCTCGTTGGTCGACGGCTATGCCTTCGTCGAGGGCGGAGAAGCCTGGCTCGACGCCGTGCACATCCCGGAGTACAACCAGGGCACCTGGAACAACCATCCGCCGCGCCGCAAGCGCAAGCTTCTGCTGCACAAGGAGCAGATCCTCAAGATCCACAACAAGACCAAAGAGGGCGGCTACACCCTCGTTCCGTTGAAGCTGTACTTCAGCGACGGTCGCGCGAAGGTCGAGATCGCGGTGGCGAAGGGAAAGCGCGAGTACGACAAGCGCCAGGCCCTCCGCGAGCGGCAAGACAAGCGCGAGGCCGATCGCGCCATCTCGAGCCACCGCAACCTCGGCGACTGA
- a CDS encoding SDR family NAD(P)-dependent oxidoreductase, with product MSGADSRSVASQGGAPVVPDLTGRTFVITGGTGGLGYWASEQLAAAGGTVVIAARNAERGAAALRSLSAQVPAADARFVRLDLADLSSIADAAAELSALPRVDALIANAGVLASHGRQTTADGFEAMIGTNFLGHFALIGRMLPALLAQPTPGRIVHLGSISHEFFRLDLDDLQSEAGRFREFRTYGRSKLAVMTFGFELDRRLRLAEAPVASLVAHPGYSVDELAPRRDILPTPKSAPALLRPGYRVIAQGKDAGAWPIVAAATDAAAAGGQYWGPAGWRQLKGRPAVVGAKPYARDPAIARPLWAAAEHLTGATYDLPD from the coding sequence GTGAGCGGCGCAGATTCCCGCTCCGTGGCCTCGCAAGGCGGCGCCCCCGTCGTGCCCGACCTCACGGGCCGCACCTTCGTGATCACCGGCGGAACCGGGGGCCTCGGCTATTGGGCGAGCGAGCAGCTCGCCGCAGCCGGCGGCACGGTGGTGATCGCGGCCCGCAACGCCGAACGCGGCGCGGCAGCCCTCCGCTCCCTCTCCGCCCAGGTGCCGGCGGCCGACGCGCGCTTCGTGCGCCTGGACCTCGCCGATCTCTCCTCGATCGCGGATGCCGCTGCCGAGCTCTCGGCGCTCCCCCGCGTCGATGCTCTGATCGCCAACGCGGGTGTGCTGGCCTCCCACGGCCGACAGACCACGGCTGACGGCTTCGAAGCCATGATCGGCACGAACTTCCTCGGCCACTTCGCCCTCATCGGGCGGATGCTCCCGGCTCTCCTGGCCCAGCCGACGCCCGGTCGCATCGTGCACCTCGGCAGCATCAGTCACGAGTTCTTCCGCCTCGATCTCGACGACCTGCAGTCGGAGGCGGGGCGATTCCGTGAGTTCCGCACCTACGGGCGGTCGAAGCTCGCCGTAATGACCTTCGGGTTCGAGCTCGACCGGCGGCTCCGCCTGGCGGAAGCTCCGGTGGCGAGCCTGGTGGCGCATCCGGGGTACTCGGTCGACGAGCTCGCACCGCGACGCGACATCCTGCCCACCCCGAAGAGCGCCCCGGCACTCCTCCGCCCGGGCTATCGTGTGATCGCCCAAGGCAAGGATGCGGGCGCCTGGCCGATCGTGGCCGCCGCCACCGACGCCGCCGCCGCTGGTGGGCAGTACTGGGGCCCCGCCGGCTGGCGACAGCTGAAGGGCCGTCCGGCCGTCGTCGGCGCGAAGCCCTACGCCCGCGACCCCGCGATCGCGCGCCCTCTCTGGGCCGCCGCTGAGCACCTCACGGGCGCCACCTACGACCTCCCCGACTGA
- a CDS encoding SIMPL domain-containing protein translates to MSETIITVAGSSRLRRNPERARVRIGVGFEGSKRDSVLAATRAAHESLTGSLESILDEHDGPVIGWHSEDIRVWGQRPWSQDATRLPVEFHSAVFVDAEFDDFEALSEWIDVVSIRDGIAIDGIDWLLSRETEEELQAEARRGAVVDAVTKAREYAAALGLGDVVPISISDPGLLDNPAPATQFAAMAMAKGAPGGGGMELRPSAIVIEATVHARFSSQTALA, encoded by the coding sequence GTCGAGCCGCTTGCGCCGCAATCCCGAACGCGCCCGGGTGCGCATCGGGGTGGGCTTCGAGGGCTCCAAACGCGACAGTGTGCTCGCGGCCACGCGGGCGGCGCACGAGTCGCTCACGGGGTCTCTCGAGTCGATCCTCGACGAGCACGACGGGCCGGTGATCGGCTGGCACTCCGAAGACATCCGCGTCTGGGGGCAGCGCCCCTGGAGTCAGGACGCCACCCGGCTGCCGGTGGAGTTCCACAGCGCCGTCTTCGTCGACGCCGAGTTCGACGACTTCGAAGCCCTGTCCGAGTGGATCGACGTCGTCTCCATCCGCGACGGCATCGCGATCGACGGCATCGATTGGCTGCTCTCCCGCGAGACCGAGGAGGAACTGCAGGCCGAGGCCCGTCGGGGCGCGGTCGTGGATGCCGTCACCAAGGCCCGCGAATACGCCGCGGCGCTGGGGCTCGGCGATGTCGTGCCGATCTCGATCTCCGATCCCGGCCTGCTCGACAACCCGGCACCGGCGACGCAGTTCGCCGCCATGGCCATGGCCAAAGGGGCGCCAGGCGGCGGAGGCATGGAACTGCGGCCCAGCGCGATCGTGATCGAGGCCACCGTGCACGCCCGCTTCTCGTCGCAGACCGCGCTCGCGTGA